In one Natronosalvus amylolyticus genomic region, the following are encoded:
- a CDS encoding FAD-dependent oxidoreductase, with protein MTLTTVPHYDSEQIPDRGEHAIVVGAGIAGLCATRVLADAFDEVTVIDRDPLPDEPVARDGVPQARQIHILWEAGRATLEDLFPGYSEELVAAGGVSIDGQRDFYMYSQGNYLATGSKPFPLYAATRPLYEQLLRQRVSDRDDVYVRGSCPFVDYLADDATKNVNGVVIRDQDGGQEEIAADLVIDATGRMSRTPDWLSNHGYTPPSAEEVHIDLAYTTTCIERPANDYRMIGVLAAAPRSRGGAVLPVEDDCWLVNLHGIHGDHPPKNIEDAKDFAASLPIPIVNDLLNEYPMVSEEAAFYPFPSNRRYRYENLDQFPEGLLVIGDAIASFNPIYGQGMSVAALEALTLHHVLTRDNHEPLATSFFNRATEIIDPAWMLATGADFSFSQTRGEKPNGAAFFNWYLSRLFRKAHADGVLTDAFTRVLSMQQHPTSLLRPSIMWRVLKPGRRTEQLQPRKPTHETT; from the coding sequence ATGACCTTAACAACTGTTCCACACTACGATAGTGAACAGATCCCTGACCGAGGTGAGCACGCGATTGTGGTTGGCGCAGGCATAGCTGGCCTCTGTGCTACGCGTGTCCTTGCGGATGCGTTCGACGAGGTCACCGTGATCGATCGTGACCCACTGCCAGATGAGCCCGTTGCACGCGATGGCGTCCCCCAGGCCCGACAAATCCATATTCTGTGGGAGGCTGGCCGAGCAACGCTGGAGGACCTATTCCCGGGCTACAGCGAGGAGTTGGTTGCCGCTGGCGGGGTGTCGATCGACGGGCAGCGTGATTTCTACATGTACAGCCAAGGAAACTACCTCGCCACCGGATCGAAACCCTTCCCCCTCTACGCGGCCACGCGACCGCTGTACGAGCAGTTACTCCGACAACGTGTTTCCGACCGAGACGACGTCTATGTGCGGGGGAGCTGTCCATTTGTTGACTACCTCGCTGACGACGCAACGAAGAACGTGAACGGCGTAGTAATCCGGGATCAAGACGGTGGGCAAGAGGAAATCGCCGCCGATCTGGTCATCGATGCCACTGGCCGAATGAGCCGGACGCCAGATTGGCTATCGAACCACGGCTACACGCCGCCCTCTGCGGAGGAAGTACACATCGATCTGGCCTACACCACCACCTGTATCGAACGCCCTGCCAACGACTACCGAATGATCGGTGTGCTAGCCGCGGCACCACGTAGCCGTGGTGGAGCAGTGTTACCCGTCGAAGACGATTGTTGGCTGGTGAACCTACACGGTATTCACGGTGATCATCCCCCAAAGAACATTGAAGATGCCAAAGACTTCGCAGCGAGTCTGCCCATTCCAATCGTGAATGACCTCCTCAACGAGTACCCTATGGTGTCCGAAGAGGCCGCCTTCTACCCGTTCCCATCGAACCGCCGCTACCGATACGAGAACCTTGACCAGTTCCCCGAAGGGTTACTCGTTATCGGCGATGCGATCGCCAGTTTCAATCCGATCTACGGGCAAGGCATGTCAGTAGCTGCACTTGAAGCACTAACGCTTCACCACGTGCTCACGAGAGACAATCATGAGCCACTTGCGACCAGCTTTTTCAACCGCGCCACAGAGATCATCGATCCCGCATGGATGCTGGCCACCGGGGCGGACTTCAGTTTCTCCCAGACGCGTGGTGAAAAGCCCAACGGGGCCGCCTTCTTCAACTGGTATCTGTCCCGACTGTTCCGGAAAGCCCACGCTGACGGTGTCTTGACCGACGCCTTCACCCGTGTCCTCTCGATGCAACAACACCCGACATCACTGCTGCGCCCCAGCATTATGTGGCGCGTGCTCAAACCAGGCCGCAGAACGGAGCAACTACAGCCACGAAAGCCCACACACGAGACAACGTGA
- a CDS encoding TATA-box-binding protein: MTDPKDTINIENVVASTGIGQELDLQSVAMDLEGADYDPEQFPGLVYRTQNPKSAALIFRSGKIVCTGAKSTDDVHESLRIVFDKLRELQIQVNEDPEIVVQNIVTSADLGRNLNLNAIAIGLGLENIEYEPEQFPGLVYRLDDPEVVALLFGSGKLVITGGKKPADAEHAVDKIVSRLEDLGLLE, from the coding sequence ATGACGGATCCGAAGGACACCATCAACATCGAAAACGTGGTGGCGTCGACCGGCATCGGGCAAGAACTCGACCTCCAGAGCGTCGCAATGGACCTCGAGGGGGCCGACTACGACCCCGAGCAGTTCCCCGGTCTCGTCTACCGCACCCAGAATCCCAAATCCGCCGCCCTGATTTTCCGTTCGGGGAAGATCGTCTGCACCGGCGCGAAAAGCACCGACGACGTCCACGAGAGTCTGCGCATCGTCTTCGATAAGCTGCGCGAACTCCAGATCCAGGTGAACGAGGATCCGGAAATCGTCGTCCAGAACATCGTCACCTCGGCAGATCTGGGCCGCAACCTCAACCTGAACGCCATCGCCATCGGGCTGGGCCTCGAGAACATCGAGTACGAGCCAGAACAGTTCCCCGGCCTGGTCTACCGCCTCGACGACCCCGAAGTCGTCGCCCTGCTCTTCGGGTCCGGCAAACTCGTCATCACCGGCGGCAAGAAACCGGCCGACGCCGAACACGCCGTCGACAAGATCGTCTCTCGACTCGAAGATCTCGGCTTGCTCGAGTAA
- a CDS encoding DUF7473 family protein has translation MDPFAALAQVTGGDIEPATGGVLAYLGTFLVTTLFYGITLHIAARYVLEYVSIKRAFTVAPVLAAVLLLLQQWGPLIVVPFTVTLAYALILVVYDLSYKLAALVALIYYTVAVIVGFTIFNIWFLLGTAPG, from the coding sequence ATGGATCCGTTCGCGGCCCTCGCGCAGGTGACCGGCGGCGATATCGAACCCGCTACCGGGGGCGTGCTCGCGTACCTCGGCACCTTTCTGGTGACGACGCTGTTTTACGGCATCACCCTGCACATCGCCGCGAGATACGTCCTCGAGTACGTCTCGATCAAGCGAGCGTTCACCGTCGCACCCGTGCTCGCAGCCGTTCTGTTGCTCCTTCAGCAGTGGGGGCCGCTGATCGTCGTCCCCTTCACCGTTACCCTGGCGTACGCCCTGATTCTGGTCGTCTACGACCTGAGTTACAAGCTTGCCGCGCTCGTCGCGCTCATTTACTACACCGTCGCCGTCATCGTCGGCTTCACCATCTTCAACATCTGGTTCCTGCTGGGGACGGCACCGGGGTGA